Genomic window (Escherichia fergusonii ATCC 35469):
TACTGACCACGCGCCTGAACATCACCAAAGAACATCCAGCGCCGGTTCTCTTCCATGGCCTGCAACATATCCTGTGGCTGGCAGGTGAGGGGGTAAACCAGCCCACCGAGAAGCATATTGCCGATTTTCGCTTCGGGGATCAGGCTATGACAGGCTTTAACTGCCCGCGCACTGGCAACCAGTTGATGGTGGATCGCCTGATAAACTTCCACCTCGCCACTCTCTTCTGCCAGCCCCACGCCCGTGAATGGCGCGTGTAACGACATGTTGATTTCATTAAACGTCAGCCATAACGCCACTTTATGTTGGTAGCGGGTAAAGACCGTGCGGGCGTAATGCTCGAAGTGATCGATGACCGCCCGATTAGCCCAACCGCCGTAGTTTTTCACCAGTCCATATGGCATTTCGTAATGGGATAACGTTACCAGCGGTTTGATCCCCGCCTGCGCCATTTCATCAAACAGCCGATCGTAAAACGCTAACCCCGCTTCATTCGGTTCGGCTTCGTCGCCCTGAGGAAAAATTCGCGCCCAGGCAATGGAAATACGCAGACAGGTGAAGCCCATCTCGGCAAATAACGCGATATCTTCCGGGTAACGGTGATAAAAATCGATGGCGACATCTTTGATATTTTCTTTCCCCAGGATGCGCGGTTCCATTTTTCCCATTACGCCATGAGGCTGTAAATCTGAGGTCGTGATCCCTTTGCCATCTTTCTGCCAGGCGCCTTCCACCTGATTAGCAGCTGTTGCGCCACCCCAAAGAAATGTTTCTGGAAATGCTTTCATAATTAACTCCTTTTATCGTTAGCGAATGATGGATAACAGCGGCTCACCAGCGCTTATCTGCGCCGTGCCGTGAGGTAATACGTCCGTAAAATCATCGCTATTACTGATTAATACCGGCGTCGTCAGATCAAATCCGGCCTCGCGAATAGCAGGGATATCAAAAGAAATCAGCCGATCGCCTGTATTGACCTTGTCACCCACGTTGACGTGAGCGGAAAAGAATTTGCCGTCCAGTTTTACGGTGTCGATACCGACATGAATCAGGATCTCCACGCCATCATCTGACTCAATGCCGATAGCGTGTAATGTGGCGAACAACGAAGCAATTCGACCCGTAACTGGAGAACGTACTTCACCAACAGAGGGCAGAATGGCAATACCTTTACCCAACAGGCCGCTGG
Coding sequences:
- the bglB gene encoding 6-phospho-beta-glucosidase BglB, translating into MKAFPETFLWGGATAANQVEGAWQKDGKGITTSDLQPHGVMGKMEPRILGKENIKDVAIDFYHRYPEDIALFAEMGFTCLRISIAWARIFPQGDEAEPNEAGLAFYDRLFDEMAQAGIKPLVTLSHYEMPYGLVKNYGGWANRAVIDHFEHYARTVFTRYQHKVALWLTFNEINMSLHAPFTGVGLAEESGEVEVYQAIHHQLVASARAVKACHSLIPEAKIGNMLLGGLVYPLTCQPQDMLQAMEENRRWMFFGDVQARGQYPGYMQRFFRDHNITIEMTESDAEDLKHTVDFISFSYYMTGCVSHDESINKNAQGNILNMIPNPHLKSSEWGWQIDPVGLRVLLNTLWDRYQKPLFIVENGLGAKDSVEADGSIQDDYRIAYLNDHLVQVNEAIADGVNIMGYTSWGPIDLVSASHSQMSKRYGFIYVDRDDNGEGSLTRTRKKSFGWYAEVIKTRGLSLKK